One window from the genome of Fulvivirga lutea encodes:
- a CDS encoding DUF4292 domain-containing protein, with amino-acid sequence MKNKIAAFPCLLIAIILGSGCSNKFQGVTWNLLDKNKLDVREIDFEYFSGKAKINYKDEELDIKARANVRIKKDSAIWIAFSAVGIQGARCMISQDSITILNLVKKEYYVFNYDSLSKQFNFDVNFDAIQSVALGNLIKPYTKGDHSERVDDFYQLKQKSGKVEMTNFVSAETMKIERVEMLEPSSKNTAVIRYYDFQLVEEHAFPYSAIISLFYKANTGTLNTVIEFEYNKAEIEHKPLKFPFSIPKKYERK; translated from the coding sequence ATGAAAAATAAAATAGCAGCATTCCCCTGCTTATTAATCGCAATAATTTTAGGAAGTGGATGTAGTAACAAATTTCAAGGTGTTACCTGGAATTTGCTGGATAAAAACAAACTGGATGTTCGCGAAATAGATTTCGAGTACTTCTCCGGCAAAGCAAAGATCAATTATAAAGATGAAGAGCTAGACATTAAAGCCAGAGCAAATGTCAGAATTAAAAAAGATAGTGCTATTTGGATAGCATTCTCTGCAGTAGGTATACAAGGTGCCCGATGTATGATCAGCCAGGATTCCATTACAATCCTAAATTTGGTAAAGAAAGAATACTACGTTTTCAATTACGATTCTCTTAGTAAGCAATTTAATTTCGATGTAAATTTTGATGCTATTCAATCCGTTGCCTTAGGTAACTTAATCAAACCATATACTAAAGGTGACCATTCAGAACGTGTAGATGATTTCTATCAGTTAAAGCAGAAATCAGGTAAAGTGGAAATGACAAACTTTGTAAGCGCAGAAACAATGAAAATTGAGCGGGTTGAAATGCTTGAGCCAAGCTCTAAAAATACCGCAGTAATCAGGTATTACGACTTTCAGTTGGTTGAAGAACACGCGTTTCCTTATTCAGCCATAATTTCTTTATTTTACAAAGCCAATACAGGCACTTTAAATACAGTTATTGAGTTTGAATACAATAAAGCTGAAATTGAACACAAACCTTTAAAATTCCCTTTCAGTATACCTAAAAAATATGAGCGTAAGTAA
- a CDS encoding lytic transglycosylase domain-containing protein, with product MYIKATIFCFILALCCQATVAQDNEITKSENPYLYEFIPGEADFDLIQDRLKCIERTIPLEYNTRVHAFVNYFTNKDRDYTRGIIKKRDVYFPLFEKYLAKYGLPDELKYLSIIESGLNPEATSVASAVGLWQFMSATGRYFGLHNDWYIDERMDPEKSTEAACRYLKQLYNMFGDWELAIAAYNSGPGNIRKAIRRSGYKRTFWEIYPHLLRETRSYLPQFTAMIYTLNYAEEHNFIVDDLEYYQETDTVMVNGYTHLTTISGQLNICDDELIKLNPSLRRGVVPENTKAYAINLPAHEKERFNLQRREILDSASKVGKNQIEYLARNAPGSTYGRDKIIYKVRSGDVLGRIAERYNVRISDLRTWNNINGNLIRVGQNLTIWQKAGYVAKSTEPVFEKLPDGTKTYIVQPGDTLWDISRKFEGLSIEKLKALNELSTNNIKAGQKLIIGS from the coding sequence ATGTATATCAAAGCCACCATTTTTTGCTTTATACTAGCTTTATGTTGCCAAGCAACTGTAGCTCAAGATAACGAAATTACTAAGTCTGAAAACCCCTATTTATACGAATTTATTCCCGGTGAAGCAGATTTTGACCTTATTCAGGACAGACTCAAGTGCATAGAAAGAACTATCCCATTAGAGTATAATACAAGAGTTCACGCATTTGTTAACTACTTTACGAATAAAGACAGAGATTATACGCGCGGCATCATTAAAAAAAGGGACGTCTATTTTCCGCTCTTTGAGAAATACCTTGCGAAATACGGGTTACCGGATGAATTAAAATACCTATCAATAATCGAATCAGGGTTAAACCCTGAGGCCACTTCTGTAGCCAGTGCCGTTGGTTTATGGCAATTTATGTCTGCCACAGGCAGGTATTTTGGCTTGCACAATGATTGGTATATTGATGAAAGAATGGATCCTGAAAAATCTACAGAAGCTGCTTGCCGCTATTTAAAGCAGTTATATAACATGTTTGGTGATTGGGAGCTTGCAATTGCAGCCTACAACAGCGGACCAGGAAATATTAGAAAGGCTATTCGCAGATCAGGGTACAAACGCACTTTTTGGGAAATTTACCCTCACCTACTTCGCGAAACACGCAGCTATCTACCACAGTTTACCGCCATGATTTACACCTTAAATTATGCAGAGGAACACAATTTTATTGTGGATGATTTAGAATACTATCAGGAAACTGATACGGTAATGGTAAATGGTTATACCCACCTTACAACCATTTCTGGCCAGCTTAATATATGCGATGATGAATTGATTAAACTTAATCCTAGTTTAAGAAGAGGTGTAGTTCCTGAAAATACAAAAGCCTATGCCATTAACCTTCCAGCACACGAAAAAGAAAGATTTAATCTTCAAAGAAGAGAAATACTTGACAGTGCTTCTAAAGTAGGTAAAAACCAAATTGAATACCTGGCTCGAAACGCTCCCGGAAGTACTTATGGCAGAGATAAAATAATTTATAAAGTTCGTAGTGGCGATGTTTTGGGAAGAATCGCAGAACGATATAATGTGAGGATTTCCGACTTAAGAACCTGGAATAATATTAATGGAAACCTAATTCGAGTAGGCCAAAACTTAACCATTTGGCAAAAGGCAGGCTATGTTGCAAAAAGCACAGAACCTGTATTTGAAAAATTACCCGATGGTACAAAAACTTATATTGTTCAGCCTGGTGATACCCTGTGGGATATCTCCAGAAAATTCGAAGGTTTAAGTATCGAAAAACTGAAAGCCTTAAATGAGTTGAGCACTAACAATATTAAGGCGGGTCAAAAGTTAATTATCGGAAGTTAA
- a CDS encoding oligosaccharide flippase family protein, which translates to MGQLRSLAGQTAIYGVSSILGRVINYLLVGLHTAIFLPEQLGIVASLFAYTAIFLVIYTYGMETTFFRFAKDNLEKAYTSSCTVVIIISTVLSATIYFNSDFLAPLIGYPSAGKYIEWLAIILWIDAVLSIPFGRLRFENKAKKFASIKIANILINIGLQFFFLLIIPSLDSSFEVTIGSIFLANLIANALMVLMLYKEVIKIRFHWDKQVMQTVFSYSTPIFLMGLAGMMNEQLDKILIEHFLPDSYYKSMDSTAATGVYSQTFKLGVLMMLAVQAFRYAGEPFFFAQADDKKAPELFARVMHYFVIFGLLLFVLVSLNVDFIASIFLRQPEYRVALYLVPLILFGKLIYGVYLNLSIWFKITDKTRYGLYFSLIGLFVTLAGNVLLLPKIGLLGCAISIICCYLSMSLVCYIIGQKHFPIPYNFTKLIPYAITAVVLVYMGELYQHPNFTIDTTINIVCSILITIVLWVIEKNKLSAGKL; encoded by the coding sequence ATGGGGCAACTTAGAAGTCTTGCAGGACAAACTGCTATATACGGTGTAAGTAGTATACTTGGCAGAGTTATAAACTATTTACTTGTAGGACTTCATACTGCTATTTTCCTTCCGGAACAGCTCGGTATAGTTGCCAGTTTATTTGCCTACACTGCCATTTTTTTAGTGATATATACCTATGGCATGGAAACAACATTTTTCAGGTTTGCTAAGGATAATCTGGAAAAGGCCTACACTTCATCATGCACAGTAGTAATTATTATTAGCACAGTTTTATCAGCAACTATATATTTTAATTCTGATTTTTTAGCACCTCTCATCGGCTATCCTTCAGCTGGAAAATACATTGAATGGCTGGCCATTATTTTATGGATAGATGCGGTATTATCTATACCGTTCGGTAGGTTAAGATTTGAAAATAAAGCTAAAAAATTTGCATCCATAAAAATTGCTAACATTCTCATTAACATAGGGTTACAATTTTTCTTCCTATTAATTATTCCCTCGCTAGATTCATCCTTTGAAGTAACTATTGGCTCAATATTTTTAGCCAACCTTATTGCCAATGCACTGATGGTTTTAATGCTCTACAAAGAGGTCATTAAAATTAGGTTCCATTGGGATAAACAAGTAATGCAAACGGTTTTTAGTTATTCTACACCCATCTTTCTGATGGGACTCGCAGGTATGATGAATGAGCAGCTTGACAAAATTCTGATCGAACATTTCCTTCCTGACTCATATTATAAATCAATGGACAGCACTGCAGCAACAGGGGTTTATAGCCAAACGTTTAAACTAGGTGTGCTGATGATGCTGGCCGTTCAGGCTTTCCGTTACGCGGGCGAGCCCTTTTTCTTTGCACAAGCCGATGATAAAAAGGCTCCTGAGTTATTTGCTCGTGTAATGCACTATTTTGTGATTTTTGGGCTTTTATTATTTGTGCTTGTAAGCTTAAATGTTGATTTCATTGCCTCCATTTTTTTAAGACAGCCTGAATACAGGGTGGCCCTATACCTTGTCCCGTTAATTCTCTTTGGAAAACTTATTTATGGAGTTTATCTAAATCTTAGTATCTGGTTTAAGATTACCGATAAAACCAGGTATGGCCTTTATTTTAGTCTTATAGGATTATTTGTAACTCTAGCTGGCAATGTGTTATTGTTACCAAAAATTGGACTTTTGGGATGCGCCATTAGTATCATTTGTTGTTACTTATCGATGAGCTTGGTGTGTTATATTATCGGTCAGAAGCACTTTCCTATCCCTTACAACTTCACAAAACTTATACCTTACGCAATTACAGCAGTTGTGCTTGTGTATATGGGGGAATTATATCAGCATCCCAACTTCACCATTGACACTACTATTAACATAGTTTGTTCAATACTTATCACCATCGTTCTTTGGGTTATTGAAAAAAATAAATTGTCGGCAGGAAAGCTTTAA
- a CDS encoding tetratricopeptide repeat protein yields the protein MLKQLLYSFCVGACLLLISNQAIGQKKGKNWETKLREAEFYFTEGEKYYILEDYSKALVLFQKSLDINDENATVYFKIGQIYAKGSELQKALENALRALELNDSNKYFYILVADIYTQLGNFPKAADTYEQLIDKIENTEIYLFELAALYLYQQRYDDAIATYNKVEKSYGISEEITFQKQKIYLQTNQLDLALEEGRKLIEAYPDEESFVIKQAEILMSNKREADAKSLLEDFLANHSNGNHQSRLILAELKRRSGEVESALSELKKAFSNPNFNAGNKIQLLAQYRASLPVNELKQLALPLGKLVVDTHPDVADAHIIYGDLLQQVGESENAKNQYVASTKIDPSNISVWQNIIQLHFELNEVDSVIYHSDIALELFPNQGILYYYNGAANLQQGNDEDAVFSLEQGKRLSSSNLSLLSGFNALLGDAYNNIKEYKKSDEAYEAALDFDPNNDLVLNNYSYFLAIRNQDLDKAEKMSKLVIDRNPTNVTYLDTYAWVLYTKEKYKEAKKVMEKAIEIGGVEAIHYEHYGDILYKLGKVDEAVEQWKIAKGMDPNAELIDKKIADRKLYEK from the coding sequence ATGTTAAAGCAGTTATTATATAGTTTTTGTGTAGGTGCCTGTTTGCTATTAATCAGCAACCAGGCTATAGGCCAGAAAAAAGGTAAAAATTGGGAAACAAAACTTCGTGAAGCTGAATTTTACTTTACAGAAGGTGAGAAGTATTACATTCTTGAAGATTACTCAAAGGCCTTAGTACTTTTTCAAAAATCATTAGATATCAATGATGAAAACGCCACAGTCTATTTCAAAATAGGCCAGATTTATGCTAAAGGTAGCGAACTACAAAAGGCGCTAGAAAATGCGTTAAGAGCATTAGAATTGAACGATAGCAACAAGTATTTCTACATTCTTGTAGCTGATATCTATACACAACTAGGAAACTTTCCTAAAGCTGCAGATACCTATGAGCAATTAATTGACAAGATAGAAAACACGGAAATCTATTTATTTGAATTAGCTGCTTTGTATTTATATCAACAGAGGTATGATGATGCCATAGCTACTTATAATAAGGTTGAAAAATCATACGGTATCTCAGAAGAGATAACTTTTCAAAAACAAAAGATTTATTTACAAACTAACCAGTTAGACCTTGCATTGGAAGAAGGCCGAAAGTTGATAGAAGCATATCCTGATGAAGAAAGCTTTGTGATTAAACAAGCTGAGATATTGATGTCTAACAAAAGGGAAGCTGATGCAAAATCGCTTTTAGAAGATTTTCTTGCGAATCACTCTAACGGCAATCACCAATCGCGTTTAATACTTGCTGAATTAAAACGAAGAAGTGGTGAAGTAGAAAGCGCACTTAGTGAGCTGAAGAAAGCTTTCAGTAATCCTAATTTTAATGCTGGAAATAAAATACAATTGTTGGCTCAATATAGAGCCAGTCTTCCTGTAAATGAGCTTAAGCAACTGGCGCTTCCTTTAGGTAAATTAGTAGTTGATACACATCCGGATGTAGCAGATGCGCATATTATCTATGGTGATCTACTTCAACAAGTAGGTGAATCAGAAAATGCTAAAAATCAATATGTTGCATCAACAAAAATAGACCCTTCCAATATTTCGGTATGGCAGAATATTATTCAACTTCATTTTGAATTAAATGAAGTGGACAGTGTTATTTATCATTCAGATATTGCCCTTGAGTTATTTCCCAACCAAGGTATTCTATACTATTATAATGGAGCCGCCAACCTACAACAAGGTAATGATGAAGATGCGGTATTTTCTTTGGAGCAGGGCAAGCGACTTTCATCCAGCAATTTGAGTTTATTGAGTGGGTTTAATGCGTTGTTGGGAGATGCATATAACAATATTAAGGAGTATAAGAAATCAGATGAAGCCTATGAAGCTGCGCTCGATTTTGATCCAAATAATGACCTCGTACTCAATAACTACAGTTATTTTTTGGCTATCAGGAATCAAGATTTAGATAAAGCCGAAAAAATGTCGAAGTTGGTAATTGATAGAAATCCTACCAACGTCACTTATTTAGATACATATGCCTGGGTGTTATATACTAAAGAAAAGTACAAAGAAGCAAAGAAAGTGATGGAGAAGGCCATAGAAATTGGAGGCGTTGAAGCCATTCATTACGAACATTACGGTGACATTTTATACAAATTAGGCAAAGTAGACGAAGCTGTTGAACAGTGGAAAATAGCGAAAGGCATGGACCCTAATGCAGAACTTATTGATAAAAAAATTGCCGATAGAAAGCTTTATGAAAAATAA
- a CDS encoding sugar phosphate nucleotidyltransferase, with the protein MNIIIPMAGRGTRLRPHTLTTPKPLIPIAGKPIVNRLVEDIVEVCSESVKNIGFIIGRDFGKEIEADLKAIAKSLGAEGHIFYQDDKLGTAHAILCAQELLEGNVIVAFADTLFKADFKLDSSKDGIIWVQQVDDPSAFGVVKTDEGVITDFVEKPAEFVSDLAIIGIYYFKNGAFLRSELQYLIDNDIKVKGEYQLTNALENMKNKGSNFVPGQVSEWLDCGNKNATVYTNKRYLEFIKDEDLIAKSASIKNSVIIPPVYIGEKAVIENSIIGPHVSLGNKSSIKNSIVQNSIIQTNTNINNSNMKNSMLGNHVTLEGKSDDLSVGDYNTIS; encoded by the coding sequence ATGAATATAATTATTCCTATGGCTGGTCGTGGTACTCGACTTAGACCACACACTTTAACCACTCCTAAACCTTTAATTCCTATAGCAGGTAAGCCAATAGTAAATAGACTGGTTGAAGATATTGTAGAAGTTTGTTCGGAATCAGTTAAAAATATTGGGTTCATCATTGGCCGCGATTTTGGTAAAGAAATAGAGGCTGATTTGAAGGCTATTGCCAAATCATTAGGCGCGGAAGGTCATATCTTTTATCAAGATGACAAATTAGGTACCGCACACGCCATTCTGTGTGCTCAGGAATTGCTTGAAGGTAATGTAATTGTAGCGTTTGCTGATACGCTTTTTAAGGCAGATTTTAAGCTCGACTCGAGCAAAGATGGTATTATCTGGGTACAGCAAGTAGATGACCCTTCTGCATTTGGCGTTGTAAAAACGGATGAAGGCGTTATCACAGATTTTGTTGAAAAGCCAGCAGAATTTGTTTCTGACCTAGCCATAATTGGGATTTATTATTTCAAGAATGGAGCCTTTTTGCGGTCTGAGCTACAATATCTTATTGACAACGACATTAAGGTTAAAGGTGAATATCAACTAACAAATGCCCTTGAAAATATGAAGAACAAGGGATCAAACTTTGTTCCAGGACAGGTTAGTGAATGGCTCGATTGCGGAAATAAAAACGCAACAGTTTACACCAACAAAAGGTACTTAGAATTCATAAAAGATGAAGATCTAATTGCAAAATCAGCCTCCATAAAGAACTCGGTAATTATACCTCCTGTATATATAGGCGAAAAAGCAGTGATTGAGAACTCAATTATTGGGCCACATGTATCTTTGGGAAATAAGTCATCAATAAAAAATTCTATTGTTCAGAATAGTATAATTCAGACAAATACCAACATAAATAATTCAAATATGAAAAACTCAATGTTGGGTAATCACGTTACCCTTGAAGGTAAATCAGATGATCTGAGTGTTGGAGACTACAACACTATCTCTTAA
- a CDS encoding Sec-independent protein translocase subunit TatA/TatB — MNSIFLIGMPGGWEWIIIILVVLIFFGAKKIPELARGLGKGIREFKDATKEIKKDIEDSSKIEEEKKS; from the coding sequence ATGAACAGCATATTTTTGATAGGAATGCCAGGTGGTTGGGAGTGGATAATCATCATTTTGGTGGTTTTGATATTTTTCGGAGCTAAGAAAATTCCTGAATTAGCTCGTGGTTTAGGTAAAGGCATCAGAGAATTCAAAGATGCTACCAAAGAGATCAAAAAAGACATTGAAGATTCAAGCAAGATAGAGGAAGAAAAAAAGAGTTAA
- a CDS encoding enoyl-CoA hydratase/isomerase family protein encodes MAAFQNILTELNEGILTATINRPESLNALNIATIDDLKSLITEVYDYEEIKALILTGSGEKAFVAGADITEIAELDEMNARNFAENGQEVFALYENCPKPVIAAVNGFALGGGCELAMACHMRVASNNAKFGQPEVNLGIIPGYGGTQRLTQLIGKGKAFELMMTGDMISADEAKSLGLVNHVVQSKEELHELCNKILSKILSKAPLAVGMVIDCINAVYSDEDGYQTEANAFSHCTKTEDFAEGTKAFLEKRKPEFKGE; translated from the coding sequence ATGGCAGCATTCCAAAACATACTTACAGAGCTTAATGAAGGCATTTTAACTGCAACAATTAATAGACCAGAAAGCCTCAACGCGCTCAATATTGCAACAATTGATGACTTGAAGAGTTTAATCACAGAAGTTTATGATTATGAAGAAATCAAAGCTTTAATTCTCACTGGCTCCGGTGAAAAGGCATTTGTAGCAGGCGCAGACATTACGGAAATTGCCGAATTAGATGAAATGAACGCTCGTAATTTTGCTGAAAACGGCCAGGAAGTGTTTGCACTTTATGAAAATTGCCCTAAACCTGTTATTGCAGCAGTCAATGGTTTTGCGCTTGGCGGTGGTTGTGAACTTGCTATGGCATGTCATATGAGAGTAGCTTCCAATAATGCAAAGTTTGGACAGCCCGAGGTGAACTTAGGAATAATTCCTGGCTATGGTGGAACTCAAAGACTTACCCAACTAATTGGCAAAGGAAAGGCATTTGAATTAATGATGACAGGAGATATGATCTCTGCCGATGAAGCCAAGTCATTAGGCCTCGTTAATCATGTGGTGCAATCAAAAGAAGAGCTCCACGAATTGTGTAACAAAATACTTTCAAAAATACTTTCAAAAGCACCATTGGCAGTAGGTATGGTTATCGACTGTATTAACGCAGTTTATTCTGATGAAGATGGTTACCAAACGGAAGCAAATGCCTTCTCACATTGCACGAAAACAGAAGATTTTGCAGAGGGAACGAAGGCATTTTTGGAAAAAAGAAAGCCTGAATTTAAAGGCGAATAA
- a CDS encoding murein hydrolase activator EnvC family protein, translated as MSVSKLASLVLCLVCISAGTLLAQKSKAQLQKEKQENLAKIAEAEKILNETRGKKQNTVGQLNALNQRIKTQEDLISSIKNEMYLLNDEIEETNEIIEALSDDLKNLKKEYAAMVYSAYKANKGVNKLTFLFTAKSFNQFLRRLKYMDQYSEARIKQAEQITKVQNILSDQVTVIQSKVSEKNILLAENLQENKSLERLKQNQNNLVTNLQKQENQIKKDLEQRKDAVAKLDKLINDIIKAEIEKARLAERSAIDASNKLSNEFAENKTKLPWPVSGFISQKFGKQNHPVLRGIVMNNTGINIQTKQNEKVKAIFGGEVRTVAFVPLVGNTVLISHGDYFTVYAGLKDVFVKTGQTVNLGEELGSILTNKDGVSELKFEVRKSAAALDPQQWLVRK; from the coding sequence ATGAGCGTAAGTAAGTTAGCAAGTCTCGTTCTTTGCCTGGTTTGCATCTCTGCAGGAACACTACTTGCACAAAAGTCCAAAGCTCAATTACAGAAAGAAAAACAGGAAAACCTTGCCAAAATTGCTGAAGCAGAGAAGATTCTGAATGAAACAAGAGGCAAAAAGCAAAATACAGTTGGTCAGCTCAATGCATTAAATCAGCGTATTAAAACGCAGGAAGACCTTATCAGCTCAATAAAAAATGAAATGTATCTTCTTAACGATGAGATAGAAGAGACCAATGAAATTATTGAGGCCTTATCAGATGATTTAAAAAACCTGAAAAAGGAATATGCCGCAATGGTTTACTCTGCTTACAAGGCTAATAAAGGAGTCAATAAGCTTACTTTTCTTTTCACGGCTAAGTCCTTCAATCAGTTTCTCAGAAGGTTAAAATATATGGATCAATACAGTGAGGCCAGAATTAAGCAGGCCGAACAAATTACCAAAGTGCAAAACATCTTATCAGACCAGGTAACTGTGATACAGAGCAAAGTGTCTGAAAAAAATATCCTGTTAGCGGAAAATTTGCAGGAAAATAAAAGCCTGGAGAGATTAAAGCAAAACCAAAACAACCTTGTCACTAACCTGCAAAAGCAAGAGAACCAGATCAAGAAAGACTTAGAGCAAAGAAAAGATGCTGTAGCTAAGCTAGATAAACTCATTAACGACATTATTAAAGCAGAAATTGAAAAAGCACGATTAGCTGAAAGGTCCGCAATTGATGCCAGTAATAAACTTTCGAATGAGTTTGCTGAAAATAAGACAAAACTGCCCTGGCCTGTATCCGGATTTATCTCTCAAAAGTTCGGTAAACAAAACCACCCAGTGCTCCGAGGTATTGTTATGAATAACACAGGTATAAACATTCAGACAAAGCAAAACGAGAAAGTAAAGGCAATATTTGGTGGCGAGGTTAGAACAGTAGCATTTGTACCTCTTGTTGGTAACACAGTTTTAATAAGTCATGGCGATTACTTTACTGTTTATGCCGGCCTTAAGGACGTATTCGTAAAAACAGGCCAAACAGTAAACCTCGGTGAAGAGTTGGGCTCCATTCTTACCAATAAAGACGGGGTGTCTGAATTAAAATTTGAGGTGCGAAAAAGTGCTGCGGCATTAGACCCACAGCAGTGGTTAGTAAGAAAATAA
- the gatA gene encoding Asp-tRNA(Asn)/Glu-tRNA(Gln) amidotransferase subunit GatA, which yields MNEYSSLSLIQKDLKSGSISCSELVNHYLERINSNEHLNALVEVYADEAKAKALEVDKKIKSGTSGRLAGMVVTLKDVLCHKDHKLSAGSKILEGFESQFNGTAVQRLIDEDAIIIGRNNCDEFAMGSSNENSAFGPTLNGADNSRVPGGSSGGSAVAVQAGMCLVSLGSDTGGSVRQPAAFCGIIGLKPTYSRISRHGLLAYASSFDCIGIFAKDTSDVAIVLEVISGEDEFDSTVSKAKVDSYSNGLNNSEKKLKIAYIKETLDSDGLNDEIRQNFNAQLTKLNSEGHKVEPVEFPLLDYILPTYYILTTAEASSNLSRFDGVRYGYRSKDASSLESMYKNTRSEGFGEEVKRRIMLGTFVLSASYYDAYYNKAQKVRRLIREASKSILSKHDFIITPTTPTTAFKIGEHQADPLAMYLADLYTVQASVAGLPAISVPSGHDSSGLPVGIQVIANDFEEAKLLSFSKYLMTLG from the coding sequence TTGAACGAATACTCCTCTTTAAGTCTTATTCAGAAAGATTTAAAAAGTGGCTCAATCTCATGTTCTGAGCTTGTCAATCATTATTTAGAAAGAATAAACTCAAATGAGCATTTGAATGCTTTAGTAGAGGTTTATGCCGATGAAGCCAAAGCCAAAGCCCTGGAGGTTGACAAAAAGATTAAAAGCGGAACCTCTGGTAGATTAGCGGGAATGGTGGTAACACTAAAAGATGTGTTATGCCATAAAGACCATAAACTAAGTGCCGGAAGCAAAATTTTAGAAGGTTTCGAATCACAATTTAACGGCACGGCAGTACAAAGACTTATTGATGAAGATGCCATAATCATTGGAAGAAATAATTGCGATGAGTTTGCAATGGGTTCTTCCAATGAAAATTCAGCTTTCGGACCTACGCTCAATGGAGCAGATAATAGTCGTGTTCCAGGTGGTTCATCTGGTGGTTCTGCGGTAGCAGTGCAAGCAGGTATGTGCCTCGTTTCACTTGGTTCGGATACAGGAGGCTCTGTACGGCAACCAGCAGCCTTTTGTGGTATTATCGGCTTAAAGCCCACCTATTCTAGGATATCGCGCCATGGCTTATTGGCCTATGCATCTTCATTTGATTGTATAGGAATATTCGCAAAAGATACTTCTGATGTTGCGATCGTACTGGAAGTAATATCAGGTGAGGATGAATTTGATAGTACCGTTTCTAAGGCTAAGGTTGATAGTTATTCCAATGGCCTTAATAATTCAGAAAAAAAATTAAAGATTGCTTATATCAAGGAAACCTTAGATTCTGATGGTCTGAATGATGAAATACGGCAGAATTTCAATGCACAACTAACAAAATTAAATTCTGAAGGACATAAGGTAGAACCAGTTGAATTCCCATTGCTCGACTACATTCTCCCAACCTATTACATACTTACAACTGCTGAGGCGAGCTCAAACTTATCACGTTTTGACGGAGTGAGGTATGGCTACCGATCAAAAGATGCCTCCTCCTTAGAGTCTATGTATAAAAACACACGCTCAGAAGGGTTTGGTGAAGAGGTGAAAAGGCGAATAATGCTAGGAACCTTTGTACTCAGTGCCAGTTATTATGACGCTTATTACAACAAAGCTCAAAAAGTAAGGCGGTTGATTCGAGAGGCCAGTAAAAGCATATTATCTAAGCATGATTTTATTATAACACCTACAACACCTACAACAGCATTTAAAATTGGTGAGCATCAGGCTGACCCGTTAGCCATGTACCTTGCCGATTTATATACAGTACAAGCATCAGTGGCTGGTTTACCTGCAATTTCTGTACCTTCCGGGCACGATTCTTCTGGTTTACCCGTTGGTATTCAGGTAATTGCTAATGATTTTGAGGAGGCCAAATTATTGTCATTTTCAAAATATTTGATGACTTTAGGGTAA